From Rhodamnia argentea isolate NSW1041297 chromosome 10, ASM2092103v1, whole genome shotgun sequence, a single genomic window includes:
- the LOC115747558 gene encoding arogenate dehydratase/prephenate dehydratase 1, chloroplastic-like isoform X1 — protein sequence MTALRNLVVLGSTGDVWQLGRGGHSLVAPKRVGLLELASFGGFSGLSVRRAIRSVEDESSSKSATELSRVVDQTETSVSKRLHKDLTSFRRPLTVSDFSHTPENKSKMRIAFKGVPGSFSEDAALKAYPNCETVPCDEFEEAFKAVELWLVDKAVLPIENSSGGSLHRNYDLLLRHRLHIVGEVQMTVNLCLLALPGVRAEQLKRVLSHPQALSLSDNTLTGLGVTRESVDSTAGAAQFVALNELRDAGVVASARAANIYGLNILAERIQDDSDNVTRFLVLARDPIIPRTDKPFKTSIVFTLEEGPGVLFKALAVFSLRGINLTKIESRPQRKRPLRVVDDSNTGSAKYFDYLFYIDFEASMADTRAQNALGHLQEFATFLRVLGCYPMDTSV from the exons ATGACGGCCTTGAGAAACTTGGTCGTGTTGGGGAGCACCGGTGATGTTTGGCAACTGGGTCGTGGTGGGCATTCACTGGTCGCGCCGAAACGGGTGGGATTGCTTGAACTGGCGTCCTTCGGTGGCTTTTCTGGGTTGTCGGTCCGGCGGGCGATCAGGTCGGTCGAGGACGAGAGCTCGTCGAAGTCGGCCACTGAATTGAGCAGGGTCGTTGACCAGACGGAGACTAGTGTTTCCAAGAGATTGCACAAGGACTTGACTTCTTTTCGCA GGCCGTTGACTGTTTCTGATTTCTCTCATACTCCAGAGAATAAGTCGAAAATGCGGATAGCATTCAAG GGGGTACCAGGTTCATTCAGCGAGGATGCTGCTCTTAAAGCCTATCCTAACTGTGAGACTGTTCCTTGTGATGAGTTTGAAGAAGCTTTTAAG gCTGTCGAACTATGGTTAGTTGATAAAGCAGTTCTTCCCATTGAGAATTCTTCTGGCGGAAGCCTCCACCGCAACTATGATTTACTTCTCAGACACAGACTTCACATAGTAGGGGAAGTTCAGATGACTGTCAACCTCTGTCTATTGGCTCTTCCAGGTGTTAGAGCAGAGCAGTTAAAACGTGTTTTAAGCCATCCACAG GCGCTTTCTCTAAGCGATAATACTTTGACCGGGTTAGGTGTTACCCGAGAAAGTGTTGATAGTACAGCTGGTGCTGCTCAG TTTGTAGCATTGAATGAACTAAGGGATGCTGGAGTTGTTGCAAGTGCTCGGGCAGCAAATATTTATGGGCTTAATATACTTGCAGAAAGAATCCAG GATGACTCCGATAATGTCACTCGTTTTCTTGTGCTAGCACGAGATCCCATTATACCAAGGACCGACAAACCTTTTAAG ACGAGTATTGTTTTCACCTTGGAAGAAGGCCCTGGTGTGTTATTTAAAGCCTTGGCTGTATTTTCCTTGAGGGGCATAAATTTGACAAAG ATTGAAAGCCGGCCACAGAGAAAGCGGCCACTTAGAGTTGTTGATGACTCCAATACTGGAAGTGCCAA ATACTTTGACTACCTCTTTTACATTGACTTTGAGGCTTCTATGGCTGATACCCGTGCTCAGAATGCTCTAGGACATCTGCAG GAATTCGCCACCTTTCTGCGTGTACTCGGTTGCTATCCCATGGACACAAGTGTTTAG
- the LOC115747558 gene encoding arogenate dehydratase/prephenate dehydratase 1, chloroplastic-like isoform X3, with product MTALRNLVVLGSTGDVWQLGRGGHSLVAPKRVGLLELASFGGFSGLSVRRAIRSVEDESSSKSATELSRVVDQTETSVSKRLHKDLTSFRRPLTVSDFSHTPENKSKMRIAFKGVPGSFSEDAALKAYPNCETVPCDEFEEAFKAVELWLVDKAVLPIENSSGGSLHRNYDLLLRHRLHIVGEVQMTVNLCLLALPGVRAEQLKRVLSHPQALSLSDNTLTGLGVTRESVDSTAGAAQDDSDNVTRFLVLARDPIIPRTDKPFKTSIVFTLEEGPGVLFKALAVFSLRGINLTKIESRPQRKRPLRVVDDSNTGSAKYFDYLFYIDFEASMADTRAQNALGHLQEFATFLRVLGCYPMDTSV from the exons ATGACGGCCTTGAGAAACTTGGTCGTGTTGGGGAGCACCGGTGATGTTTGGCAACTGGGTCGTGGTGGGCATTCACTGGTCGCGCCGAAACGGGTGGGATTGCTTGAACTGGCGTCCTTCGGTGGCTTTTCTGGGTTGTCGGTCCGGCGGGCGATCAGGTCGGTCGAGGACGAGAGCTCGTCGAAGTCGGCCACTGAATTGAGCAGGGTCGTTGACCAGACGGAGACTAGTGTTTCCAAGAGATTGCACAAGGACTTGACTTCTTTTCGCA GGCCGTTGACTGTTTCTGATTTCTCTCATACTCCAGAGAATAAGTCGAAAATGCGGATAGCATTCAAG GGGGTACCAGGTTCATTCAGCGAGGATGCTGCTCTTAAAGCCTATCCTAACTGTGAGACTGTTCCTTGTGATGAGTTTGAAGAAGCTTTTAAG gCTGTCGAACTATGGTTAGTTGATAAAGCAGTTCTTCCCATTGAGAATTCTTCTGGCGGAAGCCTCCACCGCAACTATGATTTACTTCTCAGACACAGACTTCACATAGTAGGGGAAGTTCAGATGACTGTCAACCTCTGTCTATTGGCTCTTCCAGGTGTTAGAGCAGAGCAGTTAAAACGTGTTTTAAGCCATCCACAG GCGCTTTCTCTAAGCGATAATACTTTGACCGGGTTAGGTGTTACCCGAGAAAGTGTTGATAGTACAGCTGGTGCTGCTCAG GATGACTCCGATAATGTCACTCGTTTTCTTGTGCTAGCACGAGATCCCATTATACCAAGGACCGACAAACCTTTTAAG ACGAGTATTGTTTTCACCTTGGAAGAAGGCCCTGGTGTGTTATTTAAAGCCTTGGCTGTATTTTCCTTGAGGGGCATAAATTTGACAAAG ATTGAAAGCCGGCCACAGAGAAAGCGGCCACTTAGAGTTGTTGATGACTCCAATACTGGAAGTGCCAA ATACTTTGACTACCTCTTTTACATTGACTTTGAGGCTTCTATGGCTGATACCCGTGCTCAGAATGCTCTAGGACATCTGCAG GAATTCGCCACCTTTCTGCGTGTACTCGGTTGCTATCCCATGGACACAAGTGTTTAG
- the LOC115747558 gene encoding arogenate dehydratase/prephenate dehydratase 1, chloroplastic-like isoform X2 produces the protein MTALRNLVVLGSTGDVWQLGRGGHSLVAPKRVGLLELASFGGFSGLSVRRAIRSVEDESSSKSATELSRVVDQTETSVSKRLHKDLTSFRRPLTVSDFSHTPENKSKMRIAFKGVPGSFSEDAALKAYPNCETVPCDEFEEAFKAVELWLVDKAVLPIENSSGGSLHRNYDLLLRHRLHIVGEVQMTVNLCLLALPGVRAEQLKRVLSHPQALSLSDNTLTGLGVTRESVDSTAGAAQFVALNELRDAGVVASARAANIYGLNILAERIQTSIVFTLEEGPGVLFKALAVFSLRGINLTKIESRPQRKRPLRVVDDSNTGSAKYFDYLFYIDFEASMADTRAQNALGHLQEFATFLRVLGCYPMDTSV, from the exons ATGACGGCCTTGAGAAACTTGGTCGTGTTGGGGAGCACCGGTGATGTTTGGCAACTGGGTCGTGGTGGGCATTCACTGGTCGCGCCGAAACGGGTGGGATTGCTTGAACTGGCGTCCTTCGGTGGCTTTTCTGGGTTGTCGGTCCGGCGGGCGATCAGGTCGGTCGAGGACGAGAGCTCGTCGAAGTCGGCCACTGAATTGAGCAGGGTCGTTGACCAGACGGAGACTAGTGTTTCCAAGAGATTGCACAAGGACTTGACTTCTTTTCGCA GGCCGTTGACTGTTTCTGATTTCTCTCATACTCCAGAGAATAAGTCGAAAATGCGGATAGCATTCAAG GGGGTACCAGGTTCATTCAGCGAGGATGCTGCTCTTAAAGCCTATCCTAACTGTGAGACTGTTCCTTGTGATGAGTTTGAAGAAGCTTTTAAG gCTGTCGAACTATGGTTAGTTGATAAAGCAGTTCTTCCCATTGAGAATTCTTCTGGCGGAAGCCTCCACCGCAACTATGATTTACTTCTCAGACACAGACTTCACATAGTAGGGGAAGTTCAGATGACTGTCAACCTCTGTCTATTGGCTCTTCCAGGTGTTAGAGCAGAGCAGTTAAAACGTGTTTTAAGCCATCCACAG GCGCTTTCTCTAAGCGATAATACTTTGACCGGGTTAGGTGTTACCCGAGAAAGTGTTGATAGTACAGCTGGTGCTGCTCAG TTTGTAGCATTGAATGAACTAAGGGATGCTGGAGTTGTTGCAAGTGCTCGGGCAGCAAATATTTATGGGCTTAATATACTTGCAGAAAGAATCCAG ACGAGTATTGTTTTCACCTTGGAAGAAGGCCCTGGTGTGTTATTTAAAGCCTTGGCTGTATTTTCCTTGAGGGGCATAAATTTGACAAAG ATTGAAAGCCGGCCACAGAGAAAGCGGCCACTTAGAGTTGTTGATGACTCCAATACTGGAAGTGCCAA ATACTTTGACTACCTCTTTTACATTGACTTTGAGGCTTCTATGGCTGATACCCGTGCTCAGAATGCTCTAGGACATCTGCAG GAATTCGCCACCTTTCTGCGTGTACTCGGTTGCTATCCCATGGACACAAGTGTTTAG
- the LOC115747558 gene encoding arogenate dehydratase/prephenate dehydratase 1, chloroplastic-like isoform X4, whose amino-acid sequence MRIAFKGVPGSFSEDAALKAYPNCETVPCDEFEEAFKAVELWLVDKAVLPIENSSGGSLHRNYDLLLRHRLHIVGEVQMTVNLCLLALPGVRAEQLKRVLSHPQALSLSDNTLTGLGVTRESVDSTAGAAQFVALNELRDAGVVASARAANIYGLNILAERIQDDSDNVTRFLVLARDPIIPRTDKPFKTSIVFTLEEGPGVLFKALAVFSLRGINLTKIESRPQRKRPLRVVDDSNTGSAKYFDYLFYIDFEASMADTRAQNALGHLQEFATFLRVLGCYPMDTSV is encoded by the exons ATGCGGATAGCATTCAAG GGGGTACCAGGTTCATTCAGCGAGGATGCTGCTCTTAAAGCCTATCCTAACTGTGAGACTGTTCCTTGTGATGAGTTTGAAGAAGCTTTTAAG gCTGTCGAACTATGGTTAGTTGATAAAGCAGTTCTTCCCATTGAGAATTCTTCTGGCGGAAGCCTCCACCGCAACTATGATTTACTTCTCAGACACAGACTTCACATAGTAGGGGAAGTTCAGATGACTGTCAACCTCTGTCTATTGGCTCTTCCAGGTGTTAGAGCAGAGCAGTTAAAACGTGTTTTAAGCCATCCACAG GCGCTTTCTCTAAGCGATAATACTTTGACCGGGTTAGGTGTTACCCGAGAAAGTGTTGATAGTACAGCTGGTGCTGCTCAG TTTGTAGCATTGAATGAACTAAGGGATGCTGGAGTTGTTGCAAGTGCTCGGGCAGCAAATATTTATGGGCTTAATATACTTGCAGAAAGAATCCAG GATGACTCCGATAATGTCACTCGTTTTCTTGTGCTAGCACGAGATCCCATTATACCAAGGACCGACAAACCTTTTAAG ACGAGTATTGTTTTCACCTTGGAAGAAGGCCCTGGTGTGTTATTTAAAGCCTTGGCTGTATTTTCCTTGAGGGGCATAAATTTGACAAAG ATTGAAAGCCGGCCACAGAGAAAGCGGCCACTTAGAGTTGTTGATGACTCCAATACTGGAAGTGCCAA ATACTTTGACTACCTCTTTTACATTGACTTTGAGGCTTCTATGGCTGATACCCGTGCTCAGAATGCTCTAGGACATCTGCAG GAATTCGCCACCTTTCTGCGTGTACTCGGTTGCTATCCCATGGACACAAGTGTTTAG
- the LOC115747693 gene encoding aquaporin SIP1-1-like, whose translation MGLLKSAAADAVLTCLWVACVSTLGTLTYLAATALSVPPQSAAGLLITTSLASALVFLFSVLGAILGGASFNPATTVAFRSAGLRPDASLFSMAARFPAQAAGGVAGANAILRLMPARYKHMLRGPSLKVGLHTGAVAEGALTFAISLAVLVIFVKGPRSLLVKVWLLAMATVGLVVVGSSYTGPAMNPANAFGWAYVNDRHNTWDQFYVYWICPFVGAAVAGWAFKLLFPIQKPKEKKA comes from the coding sequence ATGGGCCTCCTCAAATCGGCGGCGGCCGACGCCGTCCTCACCTGCCTCTGGGTCGCCTGCGTCTCCACCCTCGGCACCCTCACCTacctcgccgccaccgccctcTCCGTCCCGCCCCAGTCCGCCGCCGGCCTCCTCATCACCACCTCCCTCGCCTCCGCCCTCGTCTTCCTCTTCAGCGTCCTCGGCGCCATCCTCGGCGGCGCCAGCTTCAACCCCGCTACCACCGTCGCCTTCCGCTCCGCCGGCCTCCGCCCCGACGCCTCCCTCTTCTCCATGGCCGCCCGCTTCCCCGCCCAGGCGGCAGGCGGGGTGGCCGGCGCCAACGCCATCCTGCGGCTGATGCCGGCCAGGTACAAGCACATGCTGCGGGGCCCGTCGCTGAAGGTGGGCCTGCACACGGGCGCCGTCGCCGAGGGCGCGCTGACCTTCGCCATCAGCCTCGCCGTCCTGGTGATATTCGTGAAGGGGCCGAGGAGCTTGCTGGTGAAGGTGTGGCTGCTGGCGATGGCGACGGTGGGTCTGGTGGTGGTGGGGTCGAGCTACACCGGGCCGGCGATGAACCCGGCGAACGCGTTCGGGTGGGCGTACGTGAACGACCGGCACAACACTTGGGACCAGTTCTACGTGTACTGGATTTGCCCCTTCGTGGGTGCGGCCGTGGCTGGTTGGGCGTTCAAGCTCTTGTTCCCAATCCAGAAACCCAAGGAGAAGAAGGCTTGA
- the LOC115747666 gene encoding L-ascorbate oxidase homolog, translating into MAACRGPCAVASMAFLVLSLASCINGEDPYRFYNWNVTYGYIYPLGVKQQGILINGQFPGPQIVSVTNDNLIINVFNALDEPFLISWNGVQQKRNSWQDGVYGTNCPIPPGQNFTYILQVKDQIGSYFYFPSLAFHKAAGGFGGFKIFSRSVIPVPFPPPADDFTILAGDWFTRNHSDLRAILDGGSDLPFPDGLLINGRGSNSYTFTVDQGKAYRFRISNVGIATAINFRIQGHKMVLVEVEGTHTLQNTYNSLDIHLGQSYSVLVTCDQPAQDYYIVVSSRFTSKVLTATSVLRYSNSAGSVSGPPPGGPTVQIDWSLEQARSIRRNLTASGPRPNPQGSYHYGMINTTQTIRLANSAPVINGKQRYAVNSVSFVPADTPLKLADYFNIPGVFALGSIPDSPTGGAAYLQTSVMAADFRGYVEIVFENVEDTVQSWHIDGHNFFVVGMDGGQWTPASRLSYNLRDTISRCTVQVYPTSWTAVYIPLDNVGMWNVRSENWARRYLGQQFYLRVHSPANSWRDEYPIPSNALLCGRAARSTRLVPIKE; encoded by the exons ATGGCAGCTTGTAGAGGCCCTTGTGCAGTGGCGTCAATGGCGTTTCTGGTGCTGTCCCTAGCGAGCTGCATTAACGGGGAAGACCCATATAGGTTCTACAACTGGAACGTCACTTATGGCTATATATACCCTCTCGGAGTAAAACAGCAG GGGATCTTGATAAACGGGCAATTTCCAGGGCCTCAGATTGTGTCCGTGACCAATGATAACTTGATCATCAATGTCTTCAACGCCTTGGATGAGCCTTTCCTCATCTCCTG GAACGGCGTGCAGCAGAAAAGAAACTCGTGGCAGGACGGAGTTTATGGCACAAACTGCCCGATCCCACCGGGCCAGAACTTCACTTATATCCTTCAAGTGAAGGATCAGATTGGTAGTTATTTCTACTTCCCTTCCCTCGCTTTCCACAAGGCCGCAGGAGGCTTTGGCGGCTTCAAGATTTTTAGCCGATCAGTGATTCCTGTGCCTTTTCCACCTCCTGCCGACGACTTCACTATCCTTGCTGGTGATTGGTTCACGAGAAACCACTCT gacttgagAGCCATATTGGACGGTGGCAGTGATCTTCCGTTCCCGGATGGGCTACTCATTAATGGCCGTGGATCAAACAGTTACACCTTTACAGTGGATCAAG GGAAGGCGTACAGATTTCGAATATCGAACGTAGGGATCGCGACTGCCATCAACTTCAGGATCCAGGGGCACAAGATGGTTCTAGTGGAAGTCGAGGGGACCCACACATTGCAGAACACTTACAATTCCCTGGACATACACTTGGGTCAGTCTTACTCTGTCCTCGTCACCTGCGATCAACCCGCACAAGATTACTATATTGTCGTCTCCTCACGCTTCACCTCCAAAGTGCTGACCGCTACCTCGGTCCTCCGTTATAGTAACTCAGCTGGAAGTGTCTCTGGCCCACCTCCTGGAGGGCCGACCGTGCAGATTGACTGGTCGCTTGAACAAGCAAGGTCTATCAG GCGGAACCTAACTGCAAGTGGACCGAGGCCTAATCCCCAAGGCTCCTACCATTATGGAATGATCAACACTACGCAAACGATCAGACTCGCAAACTCTGCTCCGGTTATTAATGGGAAGCAGAGATACGCCGTCAATAGCGTTTCTTTTGTTCCAGCCGATACTCCTCTCAAGCTTGCTGACTACTTCAACATTCCTGGAGTCTTCGCACTAGGGAGCATCCCGGATAGCCCCACCGGCGGTGCCGCTTACCTCCAGACATCAGTCATGGCAGCTGATTTCCGAGGTTATGTGGAGATTGTGTTTGAGAATGTTGAAGACACCGTGCAGTCCTGGCACATCGATGGCCATAACTTCTTTGTCGTGGG GATGGACGGAGGGCAGTGGACACCCGCGAGTAGATTAAGTTACAATCTGAGAGACACGATTTCTCGCTGTACCGTTCAG GTCTATCCTACTTCATGGACTGCTGTTTACATTCCTTTGGACAACGTGGGGATGTGGAACGTGCGGTCCGAGAACTGGGCTCGCCGATATCTGGGACAACAATTCTACCTCCGAGTTCATTCTCCGGCCAACTCTTGGAGGGACGAGTACCCAATTCCTAGCAATGCTCTCCTCTGTGGTAGGGCTGCCCGGTCGACCCGCTTGGTCCCAATAAAAGAGTGA